The genomic interval AAGTCGGTCATGATCACGCTTGTTTGACCACCGGCTGTTACATACACCGCCGATATCGAAGCAACTAAAACAGCCGACCAAAAGATAGGCCACCCTAAGAGCATTTGTAATGCCTTGCCCATGGTGAACAAATTCACACCAACATAGCCTATGAGGTAGACGAGAATGAGAATGGTTGCCCAACCCCGGACGGTACGATTAAACCGCCGCTCAAAGTACTCTGGGATTGAAACGACCCTAGAAAAATAAACAATCGGAAGCCAACCAAAAATAAACCAGGGTAACCAGAACCAATCGTTTAAATACGTTTGACTGCTGCTTAAGCCATACTGGTAGGCAACTTTGGAATACTTCACGAAACTGTAAGAACCGATTGTTGTTGCAACAAGACTAAATGCAACCAACCACCACGCAAACTTCTGGCCACCAAAGAAAAAATCTTTGGTCGTCTTTTGCATTCTTCCAAACCAAGTACCTATTGCGAGAATGATCAGAAAGTAGCCAATCATAATCCCGTAATCTAACGGTGTCCCGTGAACTCCGCTCTTGAGACCGCTGCCCTGATATTCAACGGGCGGTCTCACGGTCATCGTCCCGTACTGCATGTAGCCCTGAAGACCCATGTAGCCAGCGAAACCCAATATGAGAAAAATTAGATTGCGAAACCCTGTACCGGAGAGCCCAACAAAGCCTTGGCGTCCTGCGAAATACAACCCGCCCAAAAATACAATTCCGCCAACAAAGTATTGATAAGAATAGGTTTCCATAGATTCCCCAGATAGCTCAAAGAAGTGATGAACTGCTTATAGACCTGAGACCGGGAAACACTCAAGTCGAAGAGCTTCTCGAATCAAAAGGAATCAATCGCTTCAAACAATCGCTCTTTAGCGAACGTCCAGGAGTGCTCAGCGTAAAATGTCTTGGCCTGCTCTCTTTGAACTTCTCGTCGCTTGGGGTCAGACAGCACTGAGATAATAGCATTGGCCATTTCAGTTTCATCACCCGGCTTATAATAAGCCACGGCATCCTCAGAAAAGTAATGACGTATCGCCTTTAAGCCCGGTGCGACAACCGGAATTCCTAAATATAGGTACTCAAGCAATTTCACGGGCAGCATCATGTCTGTAGCCACATCTAAGCGGTTTGGAATGATTCCCAAAGAGGCTCCTTGGAGCATTTTCGGGATATCTTGTACCGGAAAAAACTCACCCGTAAGAGAAACAACGCTTTCTTGCCCGGTATCTTTTACAGCTGCCCTAACATCTTCAATAGCATCTCCGCTGCCGTAGATATCCAACGTGGCCCCAGGAAACTTTTCGCGGACAAGAACCAGAGCGCGCACGGCAACATCGAGCCCCAGCCGAGAAGCTACGGTTCCATGATAGACAAGCCGAGGGTTCTCGATAATATCAGTCGACTCGCTATTGTCTTCATGCCCATCAAAAACAGATGGATCCGGCAAATTCAGCAGAACGGAAATGTCATTCTTAACGCACCCACGTGATTCAAGAAGTTGCCGATGTGGCTCGTGCACACAAACGACATGATCTGCAAA from Deltaproteobacteria bacterium carries:
- a CDS encoding glycosyltransferase family 4 protein; protein product: MTRRICMVAYTHYHTDARPRRTAEALAARGDHVDFLSLETPIPTGTEILKGVHIEPLSVGRYRGGAKGQYLKSYLKFWLKALVEVTRRHMRQRYDVIYFHTMPDFIVFAGALARLGGAKVILDVHDMMPELYQSKFGIEDTHPLVRALKLQERLSCRFADHVVCVHEPHRQLLESRGCVKNDISVLLNLPDPSVFDGHEDNSESTDIIENPRLVYHGTVASRLGLDVAVRALVLVREKFPGATLDIYGSGDAIEDVRAAVKDTGQESVVSLTGEFFPVQDIPKMLQGASLGIIPNRLDVATDMMLPVKLLEYLYLGIPVVAPGLKAIRHYFSEDAVAYYKPGDETEMANAIISVLSDPKRREVQREQAKTFYAEHSWTFAKERLFEAIDSF
- a CDS encoding sodium:solute symporter family protein, translated to METYSYQYFVGGIVFLGGLYFAGRQGFVGLSGTGFRNLIFLILGFAGYMGLQGYMQYGTMTVRPPVEYQGSGLKSGVHGTPLDYGIMIGYFLIILAIGTWFGRMQKTTKDFFFGGQKFAWWLVAFSLVATTIGSYSFVKYSKVAYQYGLSSSQTYLNDWFWLPWFIFGWLPIVYFSRVVSIPEYFERRFNRTVRGWATILILVYLIGYVGVNLFTMGKALQMLLGWPIFWSAVLVASISAVYVTAGGQTSVIMTDLFQGVMLLATGLLILYLGADYLGGFDALWENLPRDHRKAFANFNTDTGFNGVGIFWQDAMANSAMFYFLNQGVMMRFMAARSVEEGRKTAVTVLLVLMPVAACVVASGGWVGKALENAGVLPANMDPASVFFVASEFLCTTPGLFGLIMAALTAALMSTVDTLITAVAAIIVNDVYTPLINPEANDRDLLKVARITSVGVTLMGIALVPVFMMFDSIYAAHGAFTAAVTPPLVVTLVFSVFCKRFTAKAATWTLAG